Genomic DNA from Mycobacterium stomatepiae:
CGCCCTTGCCCAGCGGGTCACGCTCGCCGAAGCTCGCCACGATTGGACACGCGCCCTGCAGCGTGTCGTTCAGATGGCGCGGCAGGGGAGCGCCGTAGAACGGCGCCGAAGCGCCAAAACCCTTGGGCGACATCACGAGTGCGAACTGACCGCCCATGCAGAAGCCGGCGATGCCGACCTGTCCGGAACAGTCCGGCCGGTTTCGCAAGTGATCGCGGGCGGCAATAATGTCGTCGAGAGCGCGGCCGCGCTGGGTCATCAGCTCACGCATGACCCGGGTGATGCACCGGATGCGCCCGCCCCGCGCGTACATATTCGGCGTCAGCGCCAGATATCCGGCCTGGGCGACGCGGTCGTTGATCGACTCTTTGTCCCGGCTGTAGCCGAAGGCGTCATGGATCACCACCACACCCGGCCAGGGGCCACTTCCGGGTGGAATGCTCAGCAGCGCATCGATAGGTCCGTCCGGGGTATCGATCTCAATCGTGGTCATATCGTCATCTAACTGCAGCCGCGACACCGATCACCAGGGGAACTCAAGTGCAGCCCGCAGACGTTGGCATCACATGGTGAGCCGGTTGTTACTCCTTTACGCCGTTGTCGAGCTGGCGGCGATTTTCGCGCTGGTCTGGACGGTCGGGTGGGGCTGGACGCTGCTGGGTCTGCTGGTCACGTTCGTTCTTGGCTGGGGACTGCTGGCGCCGATCGCCGGCTCGCAGCTGATCCGCGACATCGGGCAGATGCGCTCGGGTCTGAAGGAACCGCGCACCACGCTGGGCGACGGTGCCCTGGTGACCACGGCGACGGCGCTCGTCCTCGTTCCAGGATTCGTGACCACGGTTTTGGGCATGTTGCTGCTGCTTCCGCCGATCCGTGCGGCCGCCGGGCCCGGATTGACCAGGATCGCGCTGCGGAATTTCCAGCGACACGCACCGCTGGTCAGCTATACGTCCACCTTCTCCGGGACCTTCACCGGCTACCGTCCCGACAACGCGGGTGCGCGCGGCGACTATATCGACGGCGAGGTCATCGACGTCCACGACGTCGAGCCGGCCCCATTGCCGAAGACCCGGCCCGTCGACGACCACTGGGGTGGCCCCCGATACGCGGCCGGCCCGAACTGATCGCCCTAGGCGCTGCTCCACGTAGTTTTGCGGTGTGACACCGATTCCGACGACGCTGCTGCTCAACGGGCGGGTGCACAGCCCTACCCATCCCGACGCGACCGCGATGGCGGTGCGCGGCGGGGTTGTGGCATGGCTGGGCAGCGACGACGTCGGTCGCCGGCAGTTTCCCGACGCCGAAGTTGTGGACCTCGACGGTGGCTTCGTGGCTCCCGGATTCGTGGACAGCCATATTCATGTGACCGCGACCGGCCTCACGCTCAGCGGGCTGAACCTGCGGGGGGCCACCTCGCGCGGGCAGTGCCTGCGGATGGTCGCCGCGTATGCCGCCGCACGCCCAGGCG
This window encodes:
- a CDS encoding FxsA family protein; the encoded protein is MVSRLLLLYAVVELAAIFALVWTVGWGWTLLGLLVTFVLGWGLLAPIAGSQLIRDIGQMRSGLKEPRTTLGDGALVTTATALVLVPGFVTTVLGMLLLLPPIRAAAGPGLTRIALRNFQRHAPLVSYTSTFSGTFTGYRPDNAGARGDYIDGEVIDVHDVEPAPLPKTRPVDDHWGGPRYAAGPN
- a CDS encoding dienelactone hydrolase family protein — protein: MTTIEIDTPDGPIDALLSIPPGSGPWPGVVVIHDAFGYSRDKESINDRVAQAGYLALTPNMYARGGRIRCITRVMRELMTQRGRALDDIIAARDHLRNRPDCSGQVGIAGFCMGGQFALVMSPKGFGASAPFYGAPLPRHLNDTLQGACPIVASFGERDPLGKGAPEKLRKVIAAKQITSDVKVYPGVGHSFANTLPAQPLLRIAGFGYDDAATEDAWSRVFSFFGEHLKA